A stretch of the Bdellovibrio sp. 22V genome encodes the following:
- a CDS encoding type II secretion system protein: MSQKGFTLIEIMIVLAIMGALIAIGVPRLMNKEENVKTVARHLLVLSKEIRNKARLTNSTYRLVIDMDPQEPKYWVEKASGPQKIDPELYEKEKEEEKGEDAPPPLFQLDKSLTKKEKVLPGKLRFISVETVNMKAPMTDGIAYIHFFPEGFVEAAAVQIQMANNSIWTLVFNPLTGQADIIEKAQSLKDIQR, encoded by the coding sequence ATGTCACAAAAGGGGTTCACTCTCATTGAGATCATGATTGTGCTTGCCATTATGGGAGCTCTGATCGCAATAGGTGTGCCCCGCTTGATGAACAAAGAAGAGAACGTCAAAACCGTCGCACGACACCTCCTCGTTCTCAGCAAAGAAATTCGCAATAAAGCCCGCCTGACGAATTCAACTTATCGCCTCGTCATCGACATGGACCCGCAGGAACCCAAATACTGGGTTGAAAAAGCCAGTGGTCCGCAAAAAATCGATCCGGAACTTTATGAAAAAGAAAAAGAGGAAGAAAAAGGCGAAGATGCACCGCCTCCCCTTTTTCAGTTGGATAAATCGCTCACAAAAAAAGAAAAAGTTCTTCCCGGCAAACTGCGTTTTATCTCGGTGGAAACCGTGAATATGAAGGCGCCGATGACCGATGGAATTGCTTACATTCATTTCTTTCCAGAAGGTTTTGTTGAGGCCGCTGCTGTGCAGATTCAGATGGCAAATAATTCTATCTGGACCCTTGTTTTTAATCCTTTAACGGGTCAAGCTGATATCATAGAGAAAGCTCAATCGTTAAAGGACATCCAAAGGTGA
- a CDS encoding type II secretion system protein has product MRKNGFTLVETIIAMVILSTGLLLLSNSWSGSFMRVRKTQLSTEVAALLERKMIEVEMEYQGKPLDSIPEEKEDDFGSEYPQYSWKMTSKEFEVPDISATLTAQAGGADELSLTVMKTLTEHLAKSVKEVKVTVIWKGAKKPLEFSATQYFVDYDKEIQMPSMPGMGGM; this is encoded by the coding sequence GTGAGAAAAAACGGATTCACATTAGTAGAAACCATCATCGCGATGGTCATCCTCTCTACAGGACTTTTGCTGTTGTCAAATTCCTGGAGCGGAAGCTTTATGCGTGTTCGTAAGACGCAGCTTTCTACTGAAGTCGCCGCCCTCCTTGAACGCAAAATGATCGAAGTCGAAATGGAGTATCAAGGCAAACCTTTGGACTCCATCCCCGAAGAAAAGGAAGACGACTTCGGATCTGAATATCCGCAATACTCTTGGAAAATGACGTCCAAAGAATTTGAAGTTCCCGACATCTCCGCCACGTTAACGGCGCAAGCTGGTGGCGCGGATGAGTTGAGTTTGACGGTTATGAAAACTTTAACGGAGCACTTGGCGAAATCCGTGAAGGAAGTCAAAGTCACCGTGATCTGGAAAGGCGCTAAGAAACCATTAGAGTTTTCCGCGACTCAATACTTTGTCGACTACGACAAAGAAATTCAAATGCCTTCAATGCCGGGCATGGGAGGCATGTAA
- a CDS encoding type II secretion system protein GspJ has product MRSSVRGFTMIELLITIAILGTLTVLTAQSISQAIKAKVKLQDQIDDVSRMRDAVRLIQSDIQLAYHYRDVEKELQQIIKKKNQPNTNTNGSQPGGFVPPGSMPGAVPDPAEQQREVPRRDPETHFVGNAESMNFVTMNNARTVRNVAQADFVEIGYSLRDCKNLRNDSATSKCLWRRSTPYVDLDVTKGGDEVVLLENVSEFKLKYIGKGKQDWVTDWRTDAQGDGATKGKFPQAVEVSVTVEKKEQGKSKKYSMQVVVPVHFPNNPEEGANAQGNQSTWPRTPPPNQ; this is encoded by the coding sequence ATGCGTTCCTCCGTGCGTGGTTTCACGATGATTGAACTTCTGATCACGATTGCGATCTTGGGAACTTTGACGGTTCTTACTGCGCAGTCGATCAGTCAGGCGATCAAAGCGAAAGTGAAATTGCAGGATCAAATCGACGACGTTTCGCGCATGCGGGATGCCGTTCGTCTGATTCAAAGTGATATTCAGCTCGCATATCACTACCGTGATGTGGAGAAAGAGCTTCAGCAGATTATTAAAAAGAAAAATCAGCCCAACACGAATACCAATGGATCTCAACCCGGCGGTTTCGTTCCTCCCGGATCTATGCCCGGCGCTGTTCCCGACCCTGCGGAACAACAACGCGAAGTTCCCCGCCGCGATCCTGAAACTCATTTTGTCGGCAATGCTGAAAGCATGAATTTCGTGACGATGAACAATGCGCGCACCGTACGCAACGTGGCACAAGCAGATTTTGTCGAGATCGGATACTCTTTGCGGGACTGTAAAAATCTGCGCAACGATTCTGCGACATCGAAATGTTTGTGGCGCCGCTCAACACCTTACGTGGATTTGGATGTTACAAAAGGCGGTGATGAAGTCGTTCTTTTGGAAAACGTCTCTGAGTTTAAACTGAAATACATCGGAAAAGGCAAACAAGACTGGGTGACCGACTGGCGCACCGATGCTCAAGGCGATGGCGCGACGAAAGGAAAATTCCCTCAAGCGGTTGAAGTTTCCGTGACAGTAGAAAAGAAAGAGCAAGGGAAGAGCAAAAAATACTCTATGCAGGTTGTCGTTCCTGTGCACTTCCCGAACAATCCAGAGGAGGGTGCAAATGCGCAAGGCAATCAAAGCACTTGGCCGCGAACTCCGCCGCCCAATCAATAA
- a CDS encoding type II secretion system protein GspK, producing MRKAIKALGRELRRPINNNRGIALMVATAAIMLIMYFAMEVSYDSNVEYLVNSQGLNRVKAYYAAKSGMQLSLLRIKIYQQAQSKLGSTLGNSPLLDEIWKFPFAWPLPIPDELSAIDKDNFQKAVKDSTMDASYIITIEDEGSKIDLNDLNSPSKVLRDATKNQLLNIFIQQIKDNEDFAKKYANERFEELVNSIADWMSDKRTSLNGGDKRARYNEMNQLAQVDYYPPNRSFRTLAELHMVPGMNDDFYELLAPRITIYGMKGINPNLASKDVLKSLDPAMTDEAVSEIIKRREDQNEGGPFKCDANGGSQDFWNFVTSRGVRLQGDPNLIPMVCDTVMSFKIRSTGEFAGAVREITAIVVDLNKMATKVKDYVDKEKKAEGGGGESTGTGTGTGGNAGSGTGGSGTTAKDPIPKGPPRVVYWNER from the coding sequence ATGCGCAAGGCAATCAAAGCACTTGGCCGCGAACTCCGCCGCCCAATCAATAACAATCGCGGTATCGCCCTCATGGTGGCGACAGCCGCGATCATGCTGATTATGTATTTCGCGATGGAAGTCTCTTACGACTCGAACGTCGAATATTTGGTGAACTCTCAAGGTTTGAATCGTGTGAAGGCTTATTATGCCGCGAAATCCGGCATGCAGTTGAGCTTGCTGCGTATTAAAATTTATCAACAAGCACAAAGCAAGTTGGGATCGACTTTGGGGAACAGTCCCCTGCTCGATGAAATCTGGAAGTTCCCGTTTGCTTGGCCGTTGCCTATTCCTGACGAACTCAGTGCGATCGACAAAGACAACTTTCAAAAGGCCGTCAAAGATTCGACGATGGATGCAAGCTACATCATCACGATCGAAGATGAAGGCTCTAAGATCGACTTGAACGACTTGAACTCCCCTTCAAAAGTTTTGCGAGACGCCACAAAAAATCAGCTCTTAAATATTTTCATTCAGCAAATCAAAGACAATGAAGATTTCGCAAAGAAATATGCAAACGAGCGTTTCGAAGAACTTGTGAACTCGATCGCCGACTGGATGAGTGACAAAAGAACGTCTTTAAATGGCGGCGATAAAAGAGCGCGCTACAACGAGATGAATCAGTTGGCGCAAGTAGATTATTACCCACCGAACCGCAGCTTCCGCACTTTGGCGGAATTGCACATGGTTCCGGGTATGAATGATGATTTTTATGAACTGCTCGCCCCCCGCATCACGATTTACGGGATGAAGGGTATCAATCCTAACTTGGCTTCCAAAGACGTCTTGAAGTCTTTAGATCCCGCGATGACGGATGAAGCTGTCAGTGAAATTATCAAACGCCGTGAAGATCAGAACGAAGGCGGTCCGTTTAAGTGTGATGCGAATGGCGGCAGCCAGGATTTCTGGAATTTTGTTACCAGTCGTGGTGTGCGTCTGCAAGGCGACCCGAACTTGATTCCGATGGTTTGTGATACCGTGATGAGTTTTAAAATTCGCAGCACCGGCGAATTTGCAGGTGCCGTTCGCGAGATCACGGCGATCGTTGTCGACCTCAACAAAATGGCAACGAAGGTCAAAGACTACGTCGACAAAGAAAAGAAAGCTGAAGGCGGCGGCGGTGAAAGCACCGGCACCGGAACTGGAACTGGTGGCAACGCCGGTTCAGGAACAGGCGGCTCCGGCACCACAGCGAAAGATCCCATTCCGAAGGGCCCACCCCGCGTCGTTTATTGGAACGAGCGATAA
- the pilM gene encoding pilus assembly protein PilM, with protein sequence MKSLGIDIGSSSIKLVEVQSTSKGFQVTQFVEHPLNVAPGHDQELEIIEFLRDFTSHYDPNQTRFIMGLRQDRVAIRNKFFPFNDRIKIAKSLAFELEEDIPFSSDNAIFDAKIIRTVGSGAEVLACAAPKVHLQNAIQRANDAGMDPFLISTEGTAFANVFEKWNEAPPAMLPPAIALNDEENKPVRHVQLILNMGHTRTLVTAFEGNSLIAVRSVLWGGKNIADAIAKKYEIPFLEAMKELQTKAFILTNKQGATFDQVTFSDTIAKAVREMARDLQLSILELKSEFNAQINTISITGGVSQIQNLGPFLTQILEVPVNRVSTLDLIPNVMFERSAQNGAKAGVALGLAIEGFKKPRNPPINFLRGEFAKENHQAKMFWEKWGHTIKVGAAALLILFVYTTLRQSFSLSLADRTQEVLKDQAKSVAGLKGKNASESGIRKYIRDNKKRAADLKTLASVANMNSALDIVKKISEAAPGKATITLDVHQLQVQDAQVVMQGYVNTARELSILQQSLTNVAADGQVRAQRSTLNPLPGRTAFSFSFNVDRGIQKVTR encoded by the coding sequence ATGAAATCACTCGGCATAGACATTGGTTCTAGCAGCATTAAACTTGTTGAAGTGCAGTCCACTTCCAAAGGCTTTCAGGTCACTCAATTCGTTGAGCATCCCCTGAACGTCGCCCCTGGACACGATCAAGAGCTTGAGATCATCGAGTTCTTACGCGACTTCACAAGTCACTATGATCCCAACCAAACACGTTTCATCATGGGTCTTCGTCAAGACCGCGTGGCGATTCGCAATAAGTTCTTCCCGTTCAACGATCGTATTAAAATTGCAAAGTCTCTCGCGTTTGAACTTGAAGAAGACATTCCTTTTTCCTCTGACAACGCGATCTTCGATGCGAAAATCATTCGCACCGTGGGAAGCGGCGCTGAAGTTCTTGCATGTGCGGCTCCGAAAGTGCATTTACAAAACGCCATTCAAAGAGCCAACGATGCCGGCATGGATCCTTTCTTGATTTCGACAGAAGGCACGGCCTTCGCGAACGTCTTTGAAAAATGGAATGAGGCTCCTCCGGCGATGTTGCCACCGGCGATTGCGCTGAACGACGAAGAAAATAAACCGGTCCGTCACGTGCAATTGATCTTGAACATGGGACACACGCGCACGCTAGTCACGGCGTTTGAAGGCAACTCCCTGATCGCGGTTCGCTCCGTTTTGTGGGGCGGAAAAAATATCGCCGATGCGATTGCCAAAAAATATGAAATTCCGTTCCTTGAAGCGATGAAAGAGCTGCAAACGAAAGCTTTCATTCTGACGAATAAACAAGGCGCTACTTTCGATCAAGTGACGTTCTCAGATACGATTGCGAAAGCTGTGCGCGAAATGGCGCGCGATCTGCAACTTTCGATCTTGGAACTTAAGAGTGAGTTTAATGCGCAGATCAACACGATCTCTATAACCGGCGGGGTTTCGCAGATTCAAAATCTGGGACCTTTCCTGACGCAAATTCTGGAAGTTCCCGTAAACCGCGTTTCTACTTTAGACTTAATTCCGAACGTGATGTTTGAAAGATCCGCGCAGAATGGCGCCAAAGCCGGAGTGGCTTTGGGCCTTGCCATTGAAGGTTTCAAAAAACCGCGCAACCCTCCGATCAATTTCTTGCGGGGTGAATTTGCGAAAGAAAATCACCAAGCGAAAATGTTCTGGGAAAAATGGGGTCATACGATCAAGGTGGGCGCGGCAGCGCTTCTGATCCTTTTCGTTTATACAACCCTTCGCCAAAGCTTTTCTTTATCCTTGGCGGATCGCACACAAGAAGTCCTTAAAGACCAGGCGAAATCCGTCGCGGGCCTTAAAGGAAAGAACGCTTCTGAAAGCGGCATTCGTAAATACATTCGTGACAATAAAAAACGAGCTGCGGATTTAAAAACTTTGGCAAGTGTGGCAAACATGAACTCTGCGCTTGATATCGTCAAAAAGATTTCGGAAGCGGCTCCTGGCAAAGCAACGATCACATTGGATGTACACCAGTTGCAAGTGCAAGACGCACAAGTGGTGATGCAAGGCTACGTGAATACAGCGCGAGAGCTCAGCATTCTGCAACAGTCTTTGACAAACGTGGCTGCTGACGGACAAGTGCGAGCCCAAAGATCCACTTTGAATCCACTGCCCGGCCGAACAGCTTTCTCTTTTAGTTTTAATGTCGATCGCGGTATCCAGAAGGTGACAAGATGA
- the gspN gene encoding type II secretion system protein GspN, with amino-acid sequence MEQLRQLIKLIRESKGKIFIMVVSALVFLFLLFPFDDMSDLISSQVSKLSNNTVYVQFERLKMSLFPQPGVKMDQVYIESIRTPALSAQELVITPSVTGLIQQKPYGHVSAKGLLKGDVDVQVGKGTRTENGVERHRIEVSAKQVSLHDLRELANLPVLLKGQMNLETTALADLTFQEQPDVDVNMTISKFELPPSNVNTPMGPLTLPDLKLSTVELKGRLSAGRFIIETGTIGKPGDELYGTIKGNIGLNIVNRGGSFGQQIGAYNFEIDLKTKKSFQDRAALFLTFIDGYKTPTSEGAQYKFKVSATNPMMPPSIGAVR; translated from the coding sequence ATGGAACAACTTCGTCAGCTCATCAAATTGATTCGTGAAAGCAAAGGGAAAATCTTCATCATGGTGGTTTCCGCTTTGGTCTTTTTATTCCTGCTCTTCCCGTTTGATGACATGAGTGACTTGATTTCTTCACAAGTTTCCAAACTTTCCAACAACACGGTGTACGTGCAGTTTGAGCGTTTGAAAATGAGTCTTTTCCCGCAGCCCGGTGTAAAAATGGATCAAGTTTATATTGAATCTATTCGTACGCCGGCCTTGTCAGCGCAAGAACTTGTCATCACTCCGTCTGTGACCGGCTTGATTCAACAAAAACCTTATGGCCATGTCTCTGCAAAGGGATTACTGAAGGGAGATGTTGACGTTCAAGTGGGTAAAGGCACGCGCACGGAAAATGGCGTTGAACGCCATCGCATTGAAGTCAGCGCGAAACAAGTGTCCTTGCATGACTTGCGTGAGCTTGCCAATCTCCCTGTCCTTCTTAAAGGACAAATGAATTTGGAGACAACAGCTTTAGCGGATTTGACGTTTCAGGAACAACCGGATGTCGATGTGAACATGACGATTTCGAAGTTTGAATTACCGCCTTCGAACGTCAATACGCCGATGGGTCCGTTGACTCTGCCCGATTTAAAACTGAGCACCGTCGAACTTAAAGGCCGCCTTTCCGCAGGACGCTTTATTATTGAGACCGGCACGATCGGCAAACCGGGTGACGAGCTTTACGGCACGATCAAAGGCAATATCGGTTTGAATATCGTGAATCGCGGTGGCTCTTTTGGCCAACAAATCGGTGCTTATAATTTTGAGATCGATTTGAAGACGAAAAAGAGTTTCCAAGATCGCGCCGCTTTGTTTTTGACGTTCATCGACGGCTATAAAACGCCGACGTCGGAAGGCGCTCAGTACAAATTTAAGGTCTCTGCGACCAATCCAATGATGCCGCCCAGCATAGGTGCCGTGCGTTAG
- a CDS encoding single-stranded DNA-binding protein, giving the protein MSGVNKVILVGRLGADPEVKAIGSGSTVARLNIATSETWVKDGQRQERTEWHRVTVWGKLAEICGKHLAKGRQVYVEGKLQTRQWEDQQGQKRYTTEIVASTVQFLGAAGGERSAGGASTSGGGDDFGFNDFGPEPSFDSNDEIPF; this is encoded by the coding sequence ATGTCTGGAGTAAATAAAGTCATCCTAGTAGGCCGCTTGGGCGCTGATCCTGAAGTCAAAGCGATTGGCAGCGGCAGCACCGTAGCACGCTTGAACATCGCTACAAGCGAAACTTGGGTGAAAGACGGTCAAAGACAAGAACGCACTGAATGGCACCGTGTAACTGTATGGGGCAAACTTGCAGAAATCTGCGGTAAGCATCTTGCTAAGGGCCGTCAAGTTTATGTCGAAGGTAAACTTCAAACTCGTCAATGGGAAGATCAACAAGGTCAAAAACGTTATACGACAGAGATCGTAGCTAGCACGGTTCAATTCTTGGGTGCTGCTGGTGGCGAAAGATCTGCAGGTGGCGCTTCTACAAGCGGCGGCGGAGACGATTTCGGCTTCAACGATTTCGGTCCAGAACCAAGCTTCGATTCCAACGACGAAATTCCGTTCTAA
- a CDS encoding ATP-binding protein, with protein MSLVLSTKISRKLHFIFASVVFLVSIIVMIGWILRDITLIQIRPDYPPMVFNTALCLGIYALGILFSERDPRYAKAASAFVFIVSAITLGQYITGKNWGIDTLVFKPLLGTATETPGRMSLSSTVCFLILSFAGFYKRRVNSHQFICATAATLVVGFSTISLLSYFANFDAKYAWGSFLAMAAHTAGCLLLLALALLWQKRLQIRSVTQRQNALVPFYVLIVGILTSVLIWHLLVMRDFDRNKSITHIRGESLKSSLDNVFYPLEKSLQQMSYRFASGAYLSEKYWRIDAENYFNEFQGLRRLLWSDENRVARWVYPLTDGGKLVLNTSVGFEAGVLESYRRVYSERRPFLSRVFELRSGGKGFVLLVPIFRDEKYLGVVSAAVMAEPFFTRVLNNQGYDLAILEKGKRIYSIGDIDKNLPGSWTYRTHYSNMGVDWEILLVPKASTIRENSSAMPSVVLLFGVSVSALLGLALSFYNRARESEKEAKEAFEWKKASMNSSAFLMISLDEKGFIREMNATAERMLGYTTEELAGKETPWIYHDVKQVMEFRDKMVAELGRPIGLDIEFFKALFQVRDYKASEWTLISRSGKKYSMVLSASEIRNEAGQTTGYLGIFEDVTELRQRELLLQEQEQKILASSRLASLGEMAAGIAHEINNPLAIINGHVGILRRHLQNRGLDKEEDMVKKIDSIEAVVQRIAKIIRGLRSYAREADQGAKEWVRVESLIDDTLSFCHEKFRIEGVELKAQIEPHLEIHVRPYQISQVVLNLLNNALDAVLASKEKRVVIEACQKQGGVEISVMDSGAGVPYHLRERIMEPFFTTKEVGKGVGLGLSISQGIIQSHGGKFYLDDAGGKTRFVIWLPEDENETTDSKPSPL; from the coding sequence GTGTCACTCGTGTTATCCACTAAGATTTCTCGTAAGCTGCATTTTATTTTTGCCAGTGTTGTCTTCCTGGTGTCGATCATTGTCATGATTGGGTGGATTCTGCGCGATATCACGCTGATCCAAATTCGTCCTGATTATCCTCCGATGGTTTTTAATACGGCGTTGTGCCTGGGCATTTATGCTTTGGGAATTCTGTTTTCAGAGCGAGATCCCCGTTACGCCAAAGCGGCTTCAGCCTTCGTTTTCATTGTTTCCGCGATCACTCTTGGCCAGTACATCACCGGAAAAAACTGGGGTATCGACACTTTGGTTTTCAAGCCTTTGCTGGGCACGGCCACAGAAACGCCCGGTCGGATGAGTTTGAGTTCGACGGTGTGTTTTCTGATTTTAAGTTTTGCGGGTTTTTATAAACGCCGCGTGAATTCCCACCAGTTTATTTGTGCGACGGCGGCGACTCTTGTTGTCGGATTTTCAACGATCAGTTTGCTTAGCTACTTTGCAAACTTCGACGCGAAATACGCGTGGGGAAGTTTTCTGGCGATGGCCGCGCATACGGCGGGATGTTTGTTGCTTTTGGCTCTGGCGCTTTTGTGGCAAAAACGGTTGCAAATCCGCAGTGTCACGCAAAGACAAAATGCGCTTGTGCCTTTTTATGTTTTGATCGTCGGGATTTTAACGTCGGTTCTCATCTGGCATCTTCTCGTGATGCGCGATTTCGATAGAAATAAAAGTATCACGCATATTCGCGGGGAATCGCTGAAGAGTTCTTTGGATAATGTTTTTTATCCTCTGGAAAAATCCCTGCAACAAATGTCTTATCGATTTGCTTCCGGGGCCTATCTTTCAGAAAAGTACTGGCGTATTGACGCTGAAAACTACTTCAACGAGTTCCAGGGACTTCGTCGCCTTTTGTGGTCCGATGAAAATCGCGTGGCGCGCTGGGTATATCCTCTAACAGACGGAGGAAAGCTTGTCTTAAATACCAGTGTCGGTTTTGAGGCGGGTGTGCTGGAGTCTTACCGCCGTGTGTATTCAGAGCGGCGCCCTTTTCTTTCCCGCGTGTTTGAGTTGCGTTCCGGCGGTAAAGGTTTTGTTTTACTCGTACCGATTTTCCGAGACGAAAAATACCTTGGCGTCGTGTCCGCGGCCGTCATGGCAGAGCCTTTCTTTACGCGCGTTTTGAACAATCAGGGATACGATCTTGCCATTCTGGAAAAGGGCAAAAGAATTTACTCCATCGGCGATATCGACAAGAACTTGCCCGGCAGTTGGACTTATCGCACGCACTATTCCAATATGGGCGTTGATTGGGAAATTCTCCTTGTTCCGAAAGCCTCTACAATTCGGGAAAACTCTTCCGCGATGCCAAGTGTGGTTTTGTTGTTCGGGGTGAGTGTCTCGGCCTTGTTGGGACTTGCATTGAGCTTTTACAATCGGGCACGCGAATCTGAAAAAGAAGCGAAGGAAGCATTTGAATGGAAAAAAGCGAGCATGAACAGCTCGGCTTTTCTGATGATCTCTTTGGATGAAAAAGGTTTTATTCGCGAGATGAATGCCACAGCCGAACGCATGTTGGGTTATACGACCGAGGAACTCGCAGGCAAAGAAACACCGTGGATTTATCATGACGTCAAACAAGTCATGGAGTTTCGCGATAAGATGGTGGCGGAATTAGGACGTCCTATCGGGCTGGACATCGAATTCTTCAAAGCGCTTTTCCAAGTCCGCGACTACAAAGCCAGTGAGTGGACTTTGATTTCCCGTTCCGGGAAAAAATATTCAATGGTGCTGTCGGCCAGCGAAATCCGCAACGAAGCGGGGCAGACGACAGGCTACCTTGGAATTTTCGAAGACGTAACAGAGCTTCGTCAGCGCGAGCTTCTTTTGCAGGAGCAGGAGCAAAAAATCCTGGCATCGTCGCGGTTGGCGTCACTCGGGGAAATGGCGGCCGGCATCGCGCACGAGATCAACAATCCTTTGGCGATCATCAACGGCCACGTTGGAATTTTACGTCGCCATTTGCAGAATCGCGGTCTGGATAAAGAAGAAGACATGGTGAAGAAAATTGATTCTATTGAGGCCGTGGTGCAAAGAATCGCCAAAATCATTCGTGGCCTTCGCAGTTACGCGCGGGAAGCGGATCAAGGTGCAAAAGAGTGGGTGCGCGTAGAATCTTTGATCGACGACACTTTGTCATTTTGTCACGAGAAGTTCCGTATCGAAGGCGTTGAGCTGAAGGCCCAGATCGAACCGCACTTGGAAATTCACGTAAGACCCTATCAAATCTCTCAAGTGGTTCTGAATCTTTTGAACAATGCTTTGGACGCCGTTTTGGCGAGCAAAGAAAAACGTGTTGTGATTGAAGCGTGCCAGAAACAGGGCGGCGTGGAAATCAGTGTGATGGATAGTGGCGCCGGCGTGCCTTATCATTTGCGCGAAAGAATCATGGAGCCATTTTTTACAACTAAAGAAGTGGGTAAGGGCGTCGGTTTAGGCTTGAGTATTTCTCAAGGAATCATTCAATCGCACGGCGGGAAATTTTATTTGGACGATGCGGGAGGCAAGACGCGTTTTGTGATTTGGCTGCCCGAGGATGAAAACGAAACTACAGATTCCAAGCCCAGCCCGCTTTGA